Proteins from a single region of Eremothecium gossypii ATCC 10895 chromosome VI, complete sequence:
- a CDS encoding phosphoglycerate mutase (Syntenic homolog of Saccharomyces cerevisiae YOR283W) has product MTNREHLYRNNEDDNVVRLFVIRHGQTDENVNKIIQGHKDTALNAVGMQQAEQLGRFLKMHGVQFERVVCSDLRRCRETIAQVLAHHAGAPKTELTEGLRERHMGEVEGMHIEDAERYARQQGHASFRELGETEEALERRVAAQLREIVAAVGPRNVAVVTHGGAIRQLLRWLGCGTRFTVYNTSVTVLDYTRSAGTFAVRTVGSTQHLGDGEFFVSDSRLR; this is encoded by the coding sequence ATGACCAATAGAGAACACTTATACCGCAATAACGAGGACGACAATGTGGTGCGCCTGTTTGTTATCCGCCACGGACAGACCGATGAGAACGTGAACAAGATCATCCAGGGCCATAAGGACACGGCACTCAATGCCGTCGGCATGCAGCAGGCGGAGCAGCTGGGACGCTTCCTGAAGATGCACGGCGTGCAGTTTGAGCGCGTTGTGTGCAGTGATCTCCGGCGGTGCCGGGAGACAATCGCGCAGGTGCTGGCGCACCACGCGGGAGCACCGAAGACGGAACTGACGGAGGGGCTGCGTGAAAGGCACATGGGGGAGGTGGAGGGGATGCACATAGAGGATGCGGAGCGGTACGCGCGGCAGCAGGGGCACGCGTCGTTCCGGGAGTTAGGGGAGACGGAGGAGGCGCTCGAGCGGCGCGtggccgcgcagctgcgcgagaTTGTGGCGGCCGTGGGCCCCCGCAACGTGGCTGTGGTGACGCACGGCGGCGCGATCCgacagctgctgcgctgGTTGGGCTGCGGCACGCGCTTCACCGTCTACAACACGTCCGTGACCGTGCTGGACTACACCCGCTCGGCCGGGACGTTCGCAGTGCGCACTGTCGGCAGCACGCAGCACCTCGGGGACGGCGAGTTCTTCGTGAGCGACTCGCGGCTGCGCTAG
- a CDS encoding rhodanese-like domain-containing protein (Syntenic homolog of Saccharomyces cerevisiae YOR285W (RDL1)) gives MSLLQLLRERLARAWSGTDRLTTLSRQDVARLLTHPDVLLVDVREPPEYAANRIPGARNVPFRSCPDAWALEPDAFRSAFGFAKPPPSQMLVLYCKSGARASASAERALLAGYSDVSTYPGSMDDWLAHEDQQTPAAGQDEGPRQH, from the coding sequence ATGTCGCTGCTCCAACTCCTTCGCGAGCGCCTTGCCCGGGCCTGGTCGGGCACCGACCGCCTCACCACCCTCAGCCGCCAGGACGTTGCGCGCCTGCTCACGCACCCGGACGTGCTGCTGGTCGACGTCCGCGAGCCCCCCGAGTACGCCGCCAACCGCATCCCCGGCGCGCGCAACGTCCCGTTCCGCTCCTGTCCGGACGCCTGGGCGCTCGAGCCCGACGCCTTCCGCTCCGCCTTCGGCTTTGCCAAGCCACCGCCCTCCCAGATGCTCGTGCTCTACTGCAAGTCCGGCGCCCGTGCGTCGGCGTCCGCGGAGCGGGCGCTGCTCGCGGGCTACTCGGACGTCTCTACGTACCCGGGCTCGATGGATGACTGGCTGGCCCATGAGGATCAGCAGACCCCGGCCGCCGGCCAGGACGAGGGCCCACGCCAGCACTAG
- a CDS encoding rhodanese-like domain-containing protein (Syntenic homolog of Saccharomyces cerevisiae YOR286W (RDL2)) has product MLRNCLSRGVFVRRFGTPAPKVYQLEEIRRLVRQPAADKVLVDVREPAELRECKLPNAINLPLKTYPAALSLSEEEFKKVFGIDKPSPEKELIFFCQAGVRAEAAQDLANSYGYEKTAVWPGSMKEWLAHGGGENV; this is encoded by the coding sequence ATGCTTAGAAATTGTTTGTCACGTGGTGTCTTCGTTCGGCGGTTTGGCACGCCAGCTCCAAAGGTGTACCAGCTAGAGGAGATCCGCCGGCTAGTGCGGCAGCCGGCGGCAGACAAGGTGCTCGTGGACGTGCGGGAGCCCGCGGAGCTGCGCGAGTGCAAGCTACCGAACGCGATCAACCTGCCGCTGAAGACGTACCCCGCGGCGCTCTCGCTGTCGGAGGAGGAGTTCAAGAAGGTGTTCGGAATCGACAAGCCGTCGCCCGAGAAGGAGCTGATCTTCTTCTGCCAGGCGGGCGTGCGGGCCGAGGCCGCGCAGGACCTGGCCAACTCGTACGGCTACGAGAAGACGGCGGTGTGGCCGGGGTCGATGAAGGAGTGGCTGGCgcacggcggcggcgagaATGTATAG
- the RRP36 gene encoding rRNA-processing protein RRP36 (Syntenic homolog of Saccharomyces cerevisiae YOR287C (RRP36)), whose product MSYYFKNLQPGVDESSSEDELEQMLHGKQRADDASSEDDELSSLTFGSLKKAEDALQREEAHEAVHNRARAEARPRGSARSRQEASDSEDSSDSEAGFFEEDDRRRASGARRHKHAPSEQSAKRPVSKVRQIPGLESARREEPQPDIRFDKSLGRAEDLAKVRSNYRFLDDYRQQEISELSALLADKKFLRKASEREVQQLQQRLTSMRSRLQTVQNRDTERQVLRDYERSINQGNKTKFHLKKSEQKKVVQKWKFDHMKARQRDKVMERKRKKLRGKEFRSFEFHRK is encoded by the coding sequence ATGTCGTACTACTTCAAGAATCTCCAGCCCGGTGTGGATGAAAGCAGCTCCGAAgacgagctggagcagatGCTGCACGGCAAACAGCGGGCGGACGATGCCAGCTCAGAGGACGATGAGTTGAGCTCTCTGACCTTCGGGTCGCTCAAGAAGGCAGAAGACGCCCTGCAGCGCGAGGAGGCGCACGAAGCAGTACACAACCGTGCGCGCGCCGAGGCGCGCCCCCGGGGGAGCGCTCGCAGCCGACAGGAGGCGTCGGACAGCGAAGATTCCTCTGACTCGGAGGCAGGATTCTTCGAGGAGGACGACCGGCGAcgcgccagcggcgccaGGCGGCACAAGCATGCACCCTCCGAGCAGTCGGCGAAGCGCCCGGTGAGCAAGGTACGGCAGATCCCCGGCCTGGAGTCCGCGCGGCGCGAGGAGCCCCAGCCAGACATCCGCTTTGACAAGTCGCTGGGCCGTGCTGAGGACCTGGCCAAGGTGCGCAGCAACTACAGGTTCCTCGACGACTACCGCCAGCAGGAGATCAGCGAGCTCTCGGCGCTGCTCGCAGACAAGAAGTTTCTCAGAAAGGCATCCGAGCGGgaggtgcagcagctgcagcagcggctcACCAGCATGCGCTCGCGGCTGCAGACCGTCCAGAATCGCGACACCGAGCGCCAAGTCCTACGCGACTACGAGCGCTCGATCAACCAGGGCAACAAGACCAAGTTCCACCTCAAGAAGTCCGAGCAGAAGAAGGTGGTGCAGAAGTGGAAGTTCGACCACATGAaggcgcgccagcgcgaCAAGGTCATGGAGCGCAAGCGCAAGAAGCTGCGGGGCAAAGAGTTCCGCAGCTTCGAGTTCCACCGCAAGTAG
- the MRPL44 gene encoding mitochondrial 54S ribosomal protein mL53 (Syntenic homolog of Saccharomyces cerevisiae YMR225C (MRPL44); 1-intron): MITKYFTKIFVRFNPFGPEAKTARLFLCAIPPRQRAISTKLTNELLTANSQKTPLIKVVFKDKTEMELDPAGLSFGELSSHLDRYSRKLQLKENIESQ; the protein is encoded by the exons ATGATCACTAAGTACTTCACCAAGATCTTTGTGCGGTTCAATCCATTTGGACCAGAGG CAAAAACAGCCAGGCTCTTCCTGTGCGCCATTCCGCCACGGCAGCGGGCCATCTCAACGAAGCTGACGAACGAGCTGCTGACTGCGAACTCGCAGAAGACTCCGTTGATTAAGGTGGTGTTCAAAGACAAGACCGAGATGGAACTAGACCCCGCAGGGCTGTCGTTCGGCGAGCTGTCGAGCCACCTGGACCGCTACTCGCGCAAGCTGCAGCTGAAGGAAAATATTGAGTCGCAGTGA